Proteins encoded by one window of Inmirania thermothiophila:
- the gluQRS gene encoding tRNA glutamyl-Q(34) synthetase GluQRS: protein MNAGGRTPCGRFAPSPTGPLHFGSLVAALASFLEARSRRGRWLVRIEDLDRPRCVPGAADTILRQLEAFALPWEGPVLFQSRRIERYREVLAALAREGLLYPCACTRRELRAVARPGPAGPVYPGRCRGGLAPGRRPRALRVRVDGTAVDFVDAVRGPQREHLAATSGDFIVRRADGIVAYQLAVVVDDHDQGVTEVVRGADLLDSTARQIHLHRLLGLTPPRYAHVPVALGPDGAKLSKQTGARALDPAAAPRLLCAALRLLGQAPPPQLAGEPAATVVAWALAHWRLDRVPARDAPAPPEALP, encoded by the coding sequence CTGAACGCCGGCGGGCGCACGCCCTGCGGGCGCTTCGCGCCCTCGCCCACCGGCCCGCTCCACTTCGGCTCGCTGGTCGCGGCGCTGGCGAGCTTCCTCGAGGCGCGCAGCCGCCGCGGGCGCTGGCTCGTGCGCATCGAGGACCTGGACCGGCCGCGCTGCGTGCCCGGGGCCGCCGACACCATCCTGCGCCAGCTCGAGGCCTTCGCCCTCCCCTGGGAGGGGCCCGTGCTCTTCCAGAGCCGGCGGATCGAGCGCTACCGCGAGGTCCTCGCCGCCCTCGCCCGCGAGGGTCTCCTCTACCCCTGCGCCTGCACGCGGCGGGAGCTGCGCGCCGTCGCCCGTCCGGGGCCGGCGGGCCCGGTCTACCCCGGACGCTGCCGCGGCGGCCTCGCCCCGGGGCGCCGCCCCCGCGCCCTGCGCGTGCGCGTCGACGGGACCGCGGTGGACTTCGTCGACGCCGTGCGCGGGCCGCAGCGCGAGCACCTCGCCGCCACCAGCGGCGACTTCATCGTCCGCCGCGCCGACGGCATCGTCGCCTACCAGCTGGCGGTGGTGGTGGACGACCACGATCAGGGGGTGACCGAGGTGGTCCGCGGCGCCGATCTCCTGGACTCCACCGCGCGCCAGATCCACCTCCATCGCCTCCTCGGCCTCACCCCCCCGCGCTACGCCCACGTCCCGGTGGCGCTCGGCCCGGACGGGGCCAAGCTCAGCAAGCAGACCGGCGCCCGCGCCCTCGACCCGGCGGCGGCCCCGCGCCTGCTCTGCGCCGCCCTGCGGCTGCTCGGCCAGGCGCCGCCGCCGCAGCTCGCGGGCGAACCCGCCGCGACCGTGGTGGCGTGGGCGCTGGCGCACTGGCGCCTCGACCGCGTCCCCGCCCGCGACGCCCCCGCACCGCCCGAGGCGTTACCGTAG
- the alaC gene encoding alanine transaminase, with translation MNEEFPRIRRLPPYVFAVVNDLKAAARARGEDIVDFGMGNPDQPTPAHIVAKLVEVAQRRDTHRYSASRGIPRLRRAICNWYRRRYDVALDPETEAIVTIGSKEGLAHLALAMVGPGDAVLVPNPSYPIHPYGFVIAGADIRHVPLIPGGDFFAELEKAIRDSWPRPKALVLNFPANPTTQCVDLGFFEEVVRVAREHGIWVIHDLAYADIVFDGYEAPSILQVEGAREVAVEFFSLSKSYNMPGWRVGFMCGNRTLVAALARIKSYLDYGMFTPVQVAAITALEGPQECVGEIVERYRSRRDVLCRGLNAAGWPVEPPRATMFVWARIPEPYRAMGSLEFAKKLLAEAKVAVSPGIGFGEYGDEYVRFALIENEHRTRQAVRGIREMLRRDGVAAAEARA, from the coding sequence TTGAACGAGGAATTTCCGAGAATCCGACGCCTGCCGCCCTACGTCTTCGCGGTGGTCAACGATCTCAAGGCGGCGGCGCGGGCGCGCGGCGAGGACATCGTCGACTTCGGCATGGGCAACCCCGATCAGCCCACGCCGGCCCACATCGTGGCGAAGCTGGTGGAGGTGGCGCAGCGGCGCGACACCCACCGCTACTCCGCCTCCCGCGGGATCCCGCGCCTGCGGCGGGCGATCTGCAACTGGTACCGGCGCCGCTACGACGTGGCGCTCGACCCGGAGACCGAGGCCATCGTCACCATCGGCTCCAAGGAGGGGCTCGCCCACCTGGCGCTGGCCATGGTGGGGCCGGGCGATGCGGTGCTGGTGCCGAACCCCTCCTATCCCATCCACCCCTACGGCTTCGTCATCGCGGGGGCCGACATCCGGCACGTGCCCCTGATCCCCGGCGGCGACTTCTTCGCCGAGCTGGAGAAGGCGATCCGGGACAGCTGGCCGCGGCCCAAGGCGCTGGTGCTCAACTTCCCGGCCAACCCCACCACCCAGTGCGTCGACCTCGGCTTCTTCGAGGAGGTGGTGCGCGTGGCCCGCGAGCACGGCATCTGGGTCATCCACGACCTCGCCTACGCCGACATCGTCTTCGACGGCTACGAGGCGCCCTCGATCCTGCAGGTGGAGGGGGCGCGCGAGGTGGCGGTGGAGTTCTTCTCGCTGTCGAAGAGCTACAACATGCCGGGGTGGCGGGTCGGCTTCATGTGCGGCAACCGCACCCTCGTGGCGGCGCTGGCGCGCATCAAGTCTTATCTCGACTACGGCATGTTCACCCCCGTCCAGGTGGCGGCGATCACGGCCCTGGAGGGGCCGCAGGAGTGCGTGGGCGAGATCGTCGAGCGCTACCGCAGCCGCCGCGACGTCCTCTGCCGCGGGCTCAACGCCGCAGGCTGGCCGGTGGAGCCGCCGCGGGCGACCATGTTCGTCTGGGCCCGCATCCCCGAGCCCTACCGCGCCATGGGCTCGCTGGAGTTCGCCAAGAAGCTCCTTGCCGAGGCCAAGGTGGCGGTCTCGCCGGGGATCGGCTTCGGCGAGTACGGCGACGAGTACGTGCGCTTCGCCCTCATCGAGAACGAGCACCGCACGCGCCAGGCGGTGCGCGGGATCCGCGAGATGCTGCGCCGCGACGGCGTGGCGGCGGCGGAGGCCCGGGCATGA
- a CDS encoding Mth938-like domain-containing protein codes for MEISLDTGGSNLVRSYGPDRIVIGERTFRAAIVLSPEAILEDRLPRRPEELAPAHLEAVTALGPEVVLVGTGARLRFPAPEVTAPLLARGIGVEVMDTGAACRTYNVLASEGRRVVALLLLG; via the coding sequence ATGGAGATCAGCCTCGACACCGGCGGCAGCAACCTCGTCCGCAGCTACGGACCGGACCGGATCGTCATCGGCGAGCGCACCTTCCGCGCCGCCATCGTCCTCAGCCCCGAGGCCATCCTCGAGGACCGGCTGCCGCGCCGCCCCGAGGAGCTAGCGCCGGCGCACCTGGAGGCGGTGACCGCGCTCGGGCCCGAGGTGGTGCTCGTGGGCACCGGGGCGCGGCTGCGCTTCCCCGCCCCCGAGGTCACCGCGCCGCTGCTCGCCCGCGGCATCGGCGTCGAGGTCATGGACACCGGGGCCGCCTGCCGCACCTACAACGTCCTGGCCTCCGAGGGACGGCGGGTGGTGGCGCTGCTGCTGCTCGGCTGA
- the dksA gene encoding RNA polymerase-binding protein DksA yields the protein MAAKKQKDVITALPVKGIAPYKPKRGEEYMSAGQVEHFRKILQAWKAQLVEEAGRTVNHLRDEAGNLPDPNDRASQESEFSLELRTRDRERKLIKKIDEALARLDTGDYGYCDSCGEEIGLRRLEARPTATLCIDCKTLDEIREKQLG from the coding sequence ATGGCTGCCAAGAAGCAGAAGGACGTGATCACCGCCCTCCCCGTCAAGGGGATCGCCCCCTACAAGCCCAAGCGCGGCGAGGAGTACATGAGCGCCGGGCAGGTCGAGCACTTCCGCAAGATCCTTCAGGCCTGGAAGGCGCAGCTGGTGGAGGAGGCGGGCCGCACCGTCAACCACCTGCGCGACGAGGCCGGCAACCTGCCCGACCCCAACGACCGCGCCTCGCAGGAGTCGGAGTTCAGCCTGGAGCTGCGCACCCGCGACCGCGAGCGCAAGCTCATCAAGAAGATCGACGAGGCCCTCGCCCGCCTCGACACCGGCGACTACGGCTACTGCGACTCCTGCGGCGAGGAGATCGGCCTGCGCCGCCTCGAGGCCCGCCCCACGGCGACGCTGTGCATCGACTGCAAGACCCTGGACGAGATCCGCGAGAAGCAGCTCGGCTGA
- a CDS encoding UTP--glucose-1-phosphate uridylyltransferase, whose amino-acid sequence MSGRGEPARAITSLLLVFLFAALLFATPFITWLGGLHQPWYFPYLIWGLVIALAALATPPNHDL is encoded by the coding sequence ATGAGCGGAAGGGGGGAACCCGCGCGCGCCATCACCAGCCTGCTGCTGGTGTTCCTGTTCGCCGCGCTGCTCTTCGCCACGCCCTTCATCACCTGGCTGGGCGGCCTCCACCAGCCCTGGTACTTCCCCTACCTGATCTGGGGGCTGGTGATCGCCCTCGCCGCCCTCGCCACCCCGCCCAACCATGACCTTTGA